The following coding sequences are from one Triticum dicoccoides isolate Atlit2015 ecotype Zavitan chromosome 4A, WEW_v2.0, whole genome shotgun sequence window:
- the LOC119283931 gene encoding uncharacterized protein LOC119283931 translates to MSTGPRPCSAQRTDHGCDHRDCHRGPFRVVFVFTVPIYHQLRWPGFTSACVYSFETGTWGKLTAMRHTSCLIFTFHSSVLVGSSLLYFMSDSGWILEYDLASHDLTGFNPPHDGPEQTFSLMVAEDGGIGVSEAFCLFTIDLQSELVEKVCDDHGFCNLIRVVSFYTPVDCGEYQDLQPSIPSEEVGDEDGGEEEKTIDEAQQLLDDGSNTIKEGGFVNTFECVSHDLNIRSASSEESVTGTSSEDGDDGVSKTSGSNGEDAASSSEEGDAEEGLLDNFEEGITATTIQLEAHGNGMVYFVGASKQRDEQIILESELSHFIASLRIQDNDLLVFRSMRKDRLEVLVLDPSGCEKTCFAMGNSSNAREVCEDLVEIVDPPSHTLIDLSSDDNEFVEEGRFDDNEVVEEGIYMTMSRREQRPLRGCRAKAQKMASTSSPCSKSGHGRKAGKSKEAALEAPMSNKPYILPVDMKLTSDQEEKIKEKVRAIGSEFPVLVKVMTKPGIDEPTKLEFCLEYARACLPLEQTPIILGLERSKMQWPSMLKVKRYTDGKWITKSWKELVLQAGMKPGDICLVELARRSNENLKMTVHLIRERNRSSSSQASC, encoded by the exons ATGAGTACCGGACCGCGGCCGTGTTCTGCCCAGCGGACGGATCACGGATGCGACCACCGGGACTGCCACAGGGGTCCCTTCCGCGTGGTCTTCGTCTTCACCGTCCCCATCTACCACCAGCTGCGGTGGCCCGGTTTCACGTCGGCGTGCGTCTACTCATTCGAGACTGGCACATGGGGTAAACTGACCGCGATGCGCCACACGTCTTGCTTGATCTTCACATTTCATTCCAGCGTGCTCGTTGGGAGCTCTCTGCTCTACTTCATGTCCGACAGTGGGTGGATCTTAGAGTATGACTTGGCCAGCCACGACCTCACTGGGTTCAACCCGCCACATGACGGCCCCGAGCAGACATTTAGCCTCATGGTGGCGGAGGATGGTGGAATTGGAGTTAGTGAAGCCTTTTG cctcttcacAATCGATCTACAGTCGGAGCTGGTGGAGAAGGTGTGTGATGATCATGGCTTCTGTAATTTGATTCGAGTTGTCAGCTTCTACACTCCTGTGGACTGTGGCGAATACCAGGATCTGCAGCCGTCGATCCCTAGTGAGGAGGTTGGTGATGAGGACGGGGGAGAAGAGGAGAAAACAATAGATGAGGCACAACAACTGCTTGACGATGGGTCCAACACTATCAAGGAGGGGGGCTTTGTCAACACCTTTGAATGTGTCAGTCATGACCTCAATATCAG GAGTGCTTCAAGTGAGGAATCGGTGACGGGCACATCCAGCGAAGATGGCGATGATGGGGTCTCAAAGACCTCTGGTAGCAATGGTGAGGatgctgcttcatcttcagaggaaGGTGATGCTGAAGAAG GGCTTTTGGACAATTTCGAAGAGGGGATAACTGCAACTACCATTCAGCTCGAAGCCCATGGCAATGGCATGGTATACTTTGTTGGCGCAAGCAAGCAACGTGATGAGCAAATAATCCTCGAATCTGAGTTGAGTCATTTTATAGCTTCTCTCCGCATACAAGACAATGACCTCCTCGTCTTCAGAAGCATGAGGAAAGATCGCCTTGAAGTTCTTGTCCTTGACCCGAGCGGTTGTGAGAAAACTTGTTTTGCCATGGGAAACTCTTCAAATGCCCGAGAAGTGTGTGAAGATCTGGTTGAGATTGTTGATCCACCCTCGCATACTCTCATTGATTTGAGTTCTGATGACAATGAATTTGTGGAAGAAGGCAGATTTGATGACAATGAAGTCGTGGAAGAAGGCATATATATGACAATGTCAAGGAGGGAGCAGAGGCCACTACGAGGCTGTCGTGCAAAAGCTCAGAAGATGGCTTCGACATCCTCCCCTTGTAGTAAGTCAGGTCAT GGACGCAAAGCTGGCAAGTCGAAGGAAGCCGCTTTAGAAGCTCCTATGTCCAACAAGCCCTACATATTACCCGTGGACATGAAGCTAACTAGTGACCAAGAGGAGAAAATAAAGGAGAAAGTCCGGGCGATTGGATCTGAATTCCCTGTGCTTGTGAAGGTGATGACGAAACCTGGGATTGATGAGCCAACAAAGCTA GAATTCTGCCTGGAGTATGCTCGGGCGTGTCTCCCGCTAGAACAAACACCTATTATACTTGGGCTGGAGCGTAGCAAGATGCAGTGGCCTAGCATGCTGAAGGTCAAGAGATATACGGATGGGAAGTGGATTACCAAATCCTGGAAGGAACTTGTCTTGCAGGCTGGGATGAAGCCAGGAGACATCTGCCTCGTTGAACTGGCACGCAGGAGCAACGAGAACCTCAAGATGACGGTCCATCTGATCCGTGAGCGGAACCGCAGCTCTAGCTCTCAAGCATCTTGTTAG